In Ooceraea biroi isolate clonal line C1 chromosome 1, Obir_v5.4, whole genome shotgun sequence, the genomic stretch ACGAAGCgaatatcaataattacacaaatatattaaatatctaatatGGTGAAAGTTGAATGGTCTTGCATTGTACCAGGCTGTAAATCTAATTCAAGAGTCCCTGGTCATTTTTTCCCCAAAAATGTCACATTATCATGTAAATGGAAAGAAgctataaataatgatattatttcaaatgtatCAGCAGAggaattaagaaaatatcgaatatgTCACTTACATTTCTTGCCTGAAAATTACATCTATTCTCAAAATCGTCGAAGATTGAAATATGACGCAGTACCTAGTGTAAATATAAGTAATCTCGAAAGAGTAACAGCTGAAATACATGATGCAAATATTACTGATTGTGAACTACAGTCACAATTGGAGACAAATGGATCTGACAATGAGATAAGTAGTGATAGAAATGAAATTGCTACAAATAACTCAACAAGTGCTGAAACAAATGTGTTAccaaatattgaaaatgaatCGATAAATGAAACAGTTAATTGTCCCAGTACACCAAAAACATCAAGAACTATACTTGCTTCTATTACAAGGCAATTCCAATTAacaccaaaagcacaaaaatatataagaaagcTGTAATGCtagcaaaagaaagaaaccggatgaaaggaaaaataataaattataaaaggcGCCTAAAAGATGCAAAAAAGTTTGCAGAagcataattttgtaaaaaatttaataatttaattccaacgcaaagattatttttcaatatgcaGCTATGGAACATTAAGTATTCTCCAAaggtaaattttaaaaaacttgttAATGAATTGAAATCTTCATTAGAATCATCGTGTCCAGAACGAAGttcgatatatttaaaaaatatatcttttaaattacaataatataatttgtatatacaaacaataatttcattttataaaataaaattattaaaaaataatttatagataacatatataattatttttttaatcggttttttctttcattatgaaaaaagatcatgtgcatgttaaatggaatgtaagttcacattcggtgttgtatttctcaaatttctcaatgcaaaaatatcggCGTAAACGGCGgcctggccgctctcaggttcctctctggtctatatatatatgaaggCGGCCATATTGAATATTAGTTCGCTCATGTATATTCGCCCAGGGGGCGCTTAAAACACTATTACAA encodes the following:
- the LOC113562163 gene encoding uncharacterized protein LOC113562163, whose product is MVKVEWSCIVPGCKSNSRVPGHFFPKNVTLSCKWKEAINNDIISNVSAEELRKYRICHLHFLPENYIYSQNRRRLKYDAVPSVNISNLERVTAEIHDANITDCELQSQLETNGSDNEISSDRNEIATNNSTSAETNVLPNIENESINETVNCPSTPKTSRTILASITRQFQLTPKAQKYIRKL